In Chitinibacter sp. SCUT-21, a single genomic region encodes these proteins:
- a CDS encoding glycosyltransferase family 4 protein produces the protein MKTLLYILHSGQRYGTEKMALATLAYLKPVAKVVLFAPPGPVHQLAAEQGISCHTFNSKIELAHQIWPYLNQHPVCICTTGVSQALIVSVLNLFKAHWPKQFHIVHGGTDERLSYGRKHWLQYLGIELVAVSDFVKTRLLANGCSSKRITVIENFLTGQQQNPRPAFTQGGIRRICMLTRIDPIKQVDVAITAWQNNPQLPELHICGSGWLSDQLQKQSRHLRQIKWHGFVEYTSPILTQSDLYLHTCDSEPFGLAILEAMDAGVPVLVPNRGGAAALVQDGLTGFYFRAGDSKDLARKIWCIQQMNAEQLNTIVANAKQQLKQRFSAPERIADYARLCDISGGE, from the coding sequence ATGAAAACCTTGCTCTATATTTTGCACAGTGGTCAACGCTACGGCACTGAAAAAATGGCATTGGCGACCTTAGCCTATTTAAAGCCGGTGGCCAAGGTAGTGTTATTCGCCCCTCCAGGCCCGGTTCACCAGCTGGCTGCCGAGCAAGGAATTAGCTGCCACACTTTTAACAGCAAGATTGAGTTGGCACACCAAATTTGGCCATACCTTAATCAGCACCCAGTGTGTATTTGCACCACCGGTGTTAGTCAGGCGCTCATTGTTAGTGTGCTCAACCTATTTAAAGCTCATTGGCCTAAGCAATTTCATATTGTGCATGGCGGCACCGATGAGCGACTGAGTTACGGGCGGAAACATTGGTTGCAATATTTAGGCATCGAATTAGTCGCCGTCTCTGATTTTGTCAAAACTCGCTTGCTGGCCAATGGTTGTTCAAGCAAGCGCATCACGGTAATCGAGAATTTTCTTACCGGCCAACAGCAAAATCCTCGCCCTGCATTTACCCAAGGTGGCATTCGCCGCATCTGCATGTTGACGCGGATCGACCCAATCAAGCAAGTTGATGTCGCCATCACCGCATGGCAAAACAACCCACAACTACCAGAATTACACATTTGTGGCAGTGGCTGGCTGAGCGATCAATTGCAAAAGCAAAGCCGGCACTTGCGGCAAATCAAATGGCACGGCTTTGTGGAGTATACCTCGCCAATCCTTACTCAAAGCGATCTATACCTACATACCTGCGATAGCGAGCCCTTCGGACTAGCCATTTTAGAAGCCATGGACGCCGGGGTGCCGGTATTAGTCCCCAACCGAGGCGGCGCAGCCGCCCTCGTTCAAGATGGACTGACTGGTTTTTATTTTCGCGCCGGCGACAGCAAAGATTTGGCGCGCAAAATCTGGTGCATTCAGCAAATGAATGCCGAGCAACTCAATACCATTGTCGCCAATGCCAAACAACAACTTAAGCAACGCTTTTCTGCCCCCGAACGAATTGCCGATTACGCACGGCTTTGCGACATTTCAGGAGGTGAATAA
- a CDS encoding glycosyltransferase family 2 protein: MHQSPLISVVVIGHNEGQRLTRCLASVRECHYPAIELIYVDSHSSDDSATRASYLADQVYFAQQKGAAAARNVGLSHAKGEWIMFLDGDTRLAPQFLNQAMAELQQNSQLACVWGHRFERYPRQSIYVQVLDLDWRYQPGETAFCGGDALFRRSALTSVNGFNARLIAGEEPELCCRLRQQGWRILHIDAAMTQHDLAITRFTQYWQRTCRAGYAYAAVSALKHQFWANEVAHNVKQSSVLSLLGVLMFLGALLQPLLSALALSTLMLLMLRSSWRARWRSAHWPTLLLYGAHSWFAVIPIRCGIWQFRRDQQAQRSASFRNYKEAEK, encoded by the coding sequence ATGCATCAATCGCCTTTAATCAGCGTGGTTGTCATCGGCCACAACGAAGGTCAACGGCTCACGCGCTGCCTCGCTTCGGTACGAGAGTGTCACTACCCAGCCATTGAGCTGATTTATGTTGACTCGCATTCGAGCGACGATAGCGCAACCCGCGCCAGCTACCTAGCCGACCAAGTTTACTTTGCACAACAAAAAGGCGCGGCAGCGGCGCGCAATGTGGGCTTATCGCATGCGAAGGGGGAATGGATTATGTTCCTCGATGGCGACACGCGTCTTGCTCCCCAATTTTTAAATCAGGCCATGGCTGAGCTACAGCAAAACTCACAATTAGCCTGCGTATGGGGACACCGTTTCGAGCGCTACCCACGGCAATCGATTTACGTGCAAGTACTCGATTTAGATTGGCGCTATCAGCCAGGTGAAACCGCATTTTGCGGCGGCGATGCCTTATTTCGTCGCAGTGCCCTGACATCGGTCAATGGCTTTAACGCCCGTCTCATTGCCGGGGAAGAGCCCGAGTTATGCTGCCGTTTACGCCAACAAGGCTGGCGCATTTTGCACATTGACGCAGCAATGACTCAACATGATTTAGCGATTACGCGCTTTACCCAATACTGGCAACGCACCTGCCGCGCAGGCTACGCCTATGCTGCGGTTAGCGCACTGAAGCATCAATTTTGGGCGAATGAAGTGGCTCATAACGTCAAACAAAGTAGCGTGTTGTCGCTGCTTGGCGTACTGATGTTTCTGGGGGCTTTGCTCCAACCTCTTCTGAGTGCACTAGCTCTGTCGACACTGATGCTGTTGATGTTGCGCAGCAGTTGGCGCGCGCGCTGGCGCAGTGCACACTGGCCCACCTTATTACTGTATGGCGCCCACAGTTGGTTTGCCGTCATCCCGATCCGCTGTGGTATCTGGCAATTTCGGCGCGATCAACAGGCGCAGCGAAGCGCGAGCTTTCGCAACTATAAGGAGGCCGAAAAATGA